A region of Streptomyces sp. NBC_01750 DNA encodes the following proteins:
- the glp gene encoding molybdotransferase-like divisome protein Glp translates to MSSTIWSVDDHLEDILGAIRPLDPIELQLPDAQGCVLVEDVTVQVALPPFDNSSMDGYAVRTADVSGATEEFPAVLTVIGDVAAGGGGLPTVGPGQAARIMTGAPLPPGAEAVVPVEWTDGGTGGGAATTMRPAGEAPEGASGEVRVHRPVEAGAHVRTRGSDVQAGDLALEEGTVLGPPQIGLLAAIGRGSVRVRPRPRVVVLSTGSELIQPGERLGEGQIYDSNSFALCAAARDAGALSYRVGAVADDAETLRATIEDQLIRADLLVTTGGVSVGAYDVVKEALSSVGDEDVPGSGIDFRKLAMQPGKPQGFGSIGHEHTPLLALPGNPVSSYVSFELFVRPAIRALMGLKDVHRPKVRAALKADKALSSPSGKRQFLRGAYDPESGTVSPVGGSGSHLIAALAHADCLIVVPESDTSVEPGAEMEVVLIG, encoded by the coding sequence GTGAGCAGCACGATCTGGTCGGTGGACGACCATCTGGAGGACATCCTCGGCGCGATCCGTCCGCTGGACCCGATCGAGCTGCAACTGCCCGACGCCCAGGGCTGCGTTCTCGTCGAGGACGTCACGGTGCAGGTTGCCCTGCCACCCTTCGACAACAGCTCCATGGACGGGTACGCGGTCCGTACGGCGGATGTATCGGGAGCCACCGAGGAGTTCCCGGCCGTCCTCACGGTCATCGGCGATGTGGCGGCCGGCGGCGGCGGCCTGCCCACGGTCGGCCCCGGCCAGGCCGCGCGCATCATGACCGGCGCCCCGCTGCCGCCCGGCGCGGAGGCGGTCGTCCCCGTCGAGTGGACCGACGGCGGTACGGGCGGCGGAGCGGCCACCACGATGCGCCCGGCCGGCGAGGCCCCCGAGGGCGCGAGCGGCGAGGTCCGCGTCCACCGCCCGGTCGAGGCAGGGGCCCATGTGCGCACGCGTGGCAGCGACGTCCAGGCGGGCGATCTGGCGCTGGAGGAGGGCACGGTCCTCGGCCCGCCGCAGATCGGACTGCTCGCCGCGATCGGCCGCGGCTCCGTGCGCGTACGGCCACGCCCCCGCGTCGTCGTGCTCTCCACCGGCAGCGAACTGATCCAGCCCGGCGAGCGGTTGGGCGAGGGCCAGATCTATGACTCCAACAGCTTCGCGCTGTGCGCCGCCGCACGTGACGCGGGCGCCCTCTCCTACCGGGTGGGCGCGGTCGCGGATGACGCGGAGACCCTGCGCGCCACCATCGAGGACCAGCTGATCCGCGCCGATCTGCTGGTCACGACGGGCGGTGTCAGCGTCGGCGCGTACGACGTGGTCAAGGAAGCCCTCTCGTCCGTGGGTGACGAGGACGTGCCGGGCAGTGGGATCGACTTCCGCAAGCTCGCCATGCAGCCCGGCAAGCCGCAGGGCTTCGGTTCGATCGGCCACGAGCACACCCCGCTGCTGGCGCTGCCGGGCAATCCGGTCTCGTCCTACGTCTCCTTCGAACTGTTCGTACGTCCCGCGATCCGGGCCCTGATGGGCCTGAAGGACGTCCACCGGCCGAAGGTCCGCGCCGCGCTCAAGGCCGACAAGGCCCTGTCGTCCCCCTCCGGCAAGCGGCAGTTCCTGCGGGGTGCGTACGACCCCGAATCGGGCACCGTCTCCCCGGTCGGCGGCTCC
- the galU gene encoding UTP--glucose-1-phosphate uridylyltransferase GalU encodes MTQSHPRISKAVIPAAGLGTRFLPATKATPKEMLPVVDKPAIQYVVEEAVAAGLSDVLMITGRNKRPLEDHFDRNYELESALTRKGDAERLAKVQESSDLATMHYVRQGDPRGLGHAVLCAAPHVGDQPFAVLLGDDLIDPRDPLLARMVEIQEREGGSVIALMEVDPAQIHLYGCAAVEATGESDVVRVTKLVEKPDPSEAPSNLAIIGRYVLDPAVFEILRETEPGRGNEIQLTDALEKLAEDEKVGGPVHGVVFKGRRYDTGDRGDYLRAIVRLACEREDLGPEFRTWLRSYVTEEM; translated from the coding sequence ATGACTCAGTCGCACCCCAGGATCAGCAAGGCTGTCATCCCTGCCGCAGGCCTCGGAACCCGGTTCCTGCCTGCCACGAAAGCCACTCCCAAAGAGATGCTGCCTGTCGTCGACAAGCCTGCGATCCAGTACGTCGTCGAGGAGGCGGTCGCGGCCGGTCTCTCCGACGTACTCATGATCACAGGTCGCAACAAGCGCCCGCTCGAGGACCACTTCGACCGCAACTACGAGCTGGAGAGCGCGCTCACCCGCAAGGGCGACGCCGAACGTCTGGCGAAGGTGCAGGAGTCGAGCGATCTCGCCACCATGCACTATGTGCGCCAGGGCGACCCGCGCGGCCTCGGCCACGCCGTGCTGTGCGCCGCCCCGCACGTAGGCGACCAGCCCTTCGCGGTACTCCTCGGCGACGACCTGATCGACCCGCGCGACCCGCTGCTCGCCCGCATGGTCGAGATCCAGGAGCGGGAGGGCGGCAGCGTCATCGCGCTGATGGAGGTCGATCCCGCCCAGATCCATCTGTACGGCTGCGCGGCCGTCGAGGCCACCGGCGAGTCCGACGTGGTCAGGGTGACGAAGCTGGTCGAGAAGCCCGACCCGTCCGAAGCGCCGAGCAACCTCGCCATCATCGGCCGCTATGTCCTGGATCCCGCGGTTTTCGAGATACTCCGGGAGACCGAGCCGGGCCGCGGCAACGAGATCCAGCTCACCGACGCCCTCGAGAAACTCGCCGAGGACGAGAAGGTGGGCGGCCCGGTGCATGGCGTCGTTTTCAAGGGCCGCCGCTATGACACCGGCGATCGTGGCGACTACTTGCGGGCAATTGTCAGACTCGCGTGCGAACGTGAAGACCTGGGCCCGGAGTTCCGGACCTGGCTTCGCAGTTATGTGACCGAGGAGATGTAG
- a CDS encoding 5-formyltetrahydrofolate cyclo-ligase translates to MSGDLSRKSAVRRELLDARGLLSTEDVQEAAAVLARQALNLPELTEAGTVAAYVSVGREPGTRALLDALRERGARVLLPVLKADNDLDWGEYRGAEHLVRAGRGLLEPDGQRLGVDAVLEADAVLLPGLAVDSRGMRLGRGGGSYDRVLSRLAAAGADPALVVLLYANEVLARVPEEPHDHPVHAVVTPTAVRRFTE, encoded by the coding sequence ATGAGCGGCGACTTGTCCCGAAAGAGTGCGGTACGACGTGAACTCCTCGACGCCCGGGGCCTTCTGTCCACTGAGGACGTCCAGGAGGCCGCGGCGGTTCTCGCGCGACAGGCTCTGAATCTCCCGGAATTGACCGAGGCGGGCACGGTTGCCGCATATGTCTCGGTGGGGCGCGAGCCCGGCACGCGGGCGCTGCTCGACGCGCTGCGCGAGCGGGGAGCACGCGTCCTGCTGCCGGTCCTGAAGGCGGACAACGATCTGGACTGGGGCGAGTACAGAGGCGCGGAGCATCTGGTGCGCGCGGGCCGCGGGCTGCTGGAGCCGGACGGCCAGCGGCTGGGCGTGGACGCCGTACTGGAGGCGGATGCCGTGCTCCTTCCGGGGCTCGCGGTGGACTCGCGCGGTATGCGACTCGGCCGCGGCGGCGGTTCGTACGACCGAGTCCTCTCCCGGCTCGCGGCGGCCGGCGCCGACCCCGCACTGGTGGTTCTGCTGTACGCGAACGAGGTGCTCGCACGGGTCCCGGAGGAACCGCACGACCACCCCGTACACGCCGTGGTGACGCCCACGGCCGTCAGGCGTTTTACGGAGTGA
- a CDS encoding penicillin acylase family protein has translation MPANTTASSPKKKKGRRARLLVIVLVLALVAGVGYGTYWSISTVRASFPQTNGTVKLDGLSGPVEVRRDNYGIPQIYADSDEDLFRAQGFVQAQDRFWEMDVRRHMTAGRLSEMFGSGQVETDAFLRTLGWRQVAQKEYDTLLTPETKKYLQAYADGVNGYLKGREGKDLSVEYAALAFSNDYKPEKWTPVDSVAWLKAMAWDLRGNMQDEIDRSLLTSRLSDKQIKDLYPAYPYDRNKPIVAKGGIDPATGKFDPAAKPSGASGGGSGNSAADAAQGLNSQLSALSKTLDTIPALLGPSGNGIGSNSWVVSGAYTTTNKPMLANDPHLAPSLPSLWYQMGLHCRTVSATCQYDTAGYTFSGLPGVIIGHNQDIAWGFTNLGADVTDLYLEKLSGDRYQVGNEEKALKTRQEVIKVAGGSAKTITVRSTGHGPLVSDRSSELEQVGEKAPVPKAAPAPDRGAGYAVALQWTALQPGKSMDAVFELNRAKDFNSFRAAAKNFEVPSQNLVYADVKGNIGYQAPGRIPVRAEGDGTKPAPGWDPRYKWKRYIPFDELPYEYNPERGYIVTANQSVIDAKKYPYLLTKDYGYGARSQRINDLIESKIQGGGKISTEDMRTMQMDNSSEIAKLLTPYLLKIDVSDSYVREAQKLLEGWDYTQEPDSGAAAYFNGVWRNVLKLAFGNKLPKELRVEGECMSVRPADSSAPDDQLSERVRECGQRDTESAQPDGGDRWYEVVRRILEDEKNEWWQSPASRTDKATTTRDELLARAMEDARWELTAELGKDASSWSWGRLHQLTLKNQTLGTEGPGFLQFVLNRGPWNLGGGEAAVNATGWNAAGGYGVIWVPSMRMVVNVGDWDKSRWISLSGASGHAYSAHYTDQTDKWAKGELLDWAYGDAAVKAKTVDTLKLTP, from the coding sequence ATGCCCGCCAACACAACCGCCTCTTCCCCCAAGAAGAAGAAGGGGCGACGCGCTCGCCTGCTCGTGATCGTCCTGGTGCTGGCGCTTGTCGCGGGTGTCGGATATGGGACGTACTGGAGCATCAGCACCGTGCGCGCCTCGTTCCCGCAGACCAACGGCACGGTCAAACTCGACGGCCTCTCCGGCCCGGTCGAGGTCAGACGGGACAACTACGGCATCCCGCAGATCTACGCGGACAGTGACGAAGACCTGTTCCGCGCCCAGGGCTTCGTCCAGGCGCAGGACCGCTTCTGGGAGATGGACGTCCGCCGCCATATGACGGCCGGCCGGCTCTCCGAAATGTTCGGCTCCGGACAGGTCGAGACGGACGCGTTCCTGCGTACTCTCGGCTGGCGCCAGGTGGCGCAGAAGGAGTACGACACCCTCCTCACGCCCGAGACCAAGAAGTACCTCCAGGCGTACGCGGACGGTGTCAACGGCTACCTCAAGGGCCGCGAGGGCAAGGACCTTTCGGTCGAGTACGCCGCCCTTGCCTTCAGCAACGACTACAAGCCCGAGAAGTGGACGCCCGTCGACTCGGTGGCCTGGCTCAAGGCGATGGCCTGGGACCTGCGCGGCAATATGCAGGACGAGATCGACCGCTCGCTGCTGACGAGCAGGCTCAGCGACAAGCAGATCAAGGACCTGTATCCGGCCTATCCGTACGACCGGAACAAGCCGATCGTCGCCAAGGGCGGTATAGACCCCGCGACCGGCAAGTTCGACCCGGCAGCCAAGCCGTCCGGCGCCTCCGGCGGCGGCAGCGGGAACAGCGCGGCGGACGCCGCCCAGGGCCTCAACTCCCAGCTCTCCGCGCTCTCCAAAACCCTCGACACGATCCCCGCTCTGCTGGGCCCCAGCGGCAACGGCATCGGATCCAACTCCTGGGTCGTCTCCGGCGCGTACACGACGACCAACAAGCCGATGCTGGCCAACGACCCGCATCTCGCGCCGTCGCTGCCCTCCCTCTGGTACCAGATGGGCCTGCACTGCCGGACCGTCTCGGCCACCTGCCAGTACGACACCGCCGGCTACACCTTCTCCGGCCTGCCCGGCGTGATCATCGGTCACAACCAGGACATCGCCTGGGGCTTCACCAATCTCGGTGCCGACGTCACCGACCTCTACCTCGAGAAGCTCAGCGGCGACCGCTACCAGGTGGGCAACGAGGAGAAGGCGCTGAAGACCCGCCAGGAGGTCATCAAGGTCGCGGGCGGCTCCGCCAAGACGATCACGGTGCGCTCCACCGGCCACGGCCCGTTGGTCTCCGACCGCAGCAGCGAGCTGGAGCAGGTAGGCGAGAAGGCCCCTGTCCCGAAGGCCGCCCCCGCCCCTGACCGTGGCGCCGGATACGCCGTCGCGCTCCAGTGGACCGCGCTGCAGCCCGGCAAGTCCATGGACGCGGTCTTCGAGCTCAACCGCGCCAAGGACTTCAACTCCTTCCGCGCGGCAGCCAAGAACTTCGAGGTCCCCTCGCAGAACCTCGTCTACGCCGACGTCAAGGGCAATATCGGCTACCAGGCTCCCGGCAGGATCCCGGTCCGAGCCGAGGGCGACGGCACAAAGCCCGCTCCCGGGTGGGACCCCCGGTACAAGTGGAAGCGCTACATCCCCTTCGATGAGCTGCCGTACGAGTACAACCCCGAGCGCGGCTACATCGTCACCGCCAACCAGTCGGTGATCGATGCGAAGAAGTACCCGTACCTGCTGACCAAGGACTACGGGTACGGCGCCCGCAGCCAGCGGATCAACGACCTCATCGAGTCGAAGATCCAGGGCGGCGGGAAGATCTCGACCGAAGACATGCGCACCATGCAGATGGACAACAGCAGCGAGATCGCCAAGCTGCTGACGCCCTACCTGCTCAAGATCGATGTCTCGGACAGCTACGTCCGCGAGGCCCAGAAGCTGCTGGAGGGCTGGGACTACACCCAGGAGCCGGACTCCGGTGCCGCCGCGTACTTCAACGGGGTCTGGCGCAATGTCCTCAAGCTCGCCTTCGGCAACAAGCTGCCCAAGGAGCTGCGGGTCGAGGGGGAGTGCATGAGCGTCCGCCCGGCCGACAGCTCGGCCCCGGACGACCAGCTCAGCGAGCGGGTGCGGGAGTGCGGCCAGCGGGACACCGAGTCGGCGCAGCCGGACGGCGGCGACCGCTGGTACGAGGTCGTACGCAGGATCCTCGAGGACGAGAAGAACGAGTGGTGGCAGTCCCCGGCCAGCCGTACGGACAAGGCCACCACCACCCGGGACGAGCTGCTCGCCCGGGCCATGGAGGACGCCCGCTGGGAGCTGACGGCCGAGCTCGGCAAGGACGCCTCCAGCTGGAGCTGGGGCAGGCTGCACCAGCTGACGCTGAAGAACCAGACCCTCGGTACCGAGGGTCCCGGCTTCCTGCAGTTCGTGCTCAACCGCGGTCCGTGGAACCTGGGCGGCGGCGAGGCGGCGGTCAACGCCACCGGCTGGAACGCGGCCGGCGGCTACGGAGTCATCTGGGTGCCGTCGATGCGGATGGTCGTCAACGTCGGTGACTGGGACAAGTCCCGCTGGATCAGTCTGAGCGGTGCGTCGGGGCACGCGTACAGCGCGCACTACACCGACCAGACGGACAAGTGGGCGAAGGGTGAGCTGCTCGACTGGGCCTACGGTGACGCGGCCGTGAAGGCGAAGACCGTCGACACCCTCAAGCTCACTCCGTAA
- a CDS encoding potassium/proton antiporter encodes MSVHQLNELLLICSLVLLIAVAAVRISSRSGLPSLLLYLGIGIAIGQDGIFDVRFDDAELTQVIGYAALVVILAEGGLATKWKEIKPALPAAVVLSTVGVAVSVGITAAGAHYLVGLEWRQALIIGAVVSSTDAAAVFSVLRKVPLPSRVTGVLEAESGFNDAPVVILVMAFSTPGPIDDWYVLVGKITLELAIGAAIGLATGWLGAFGLRHVALPASGLYPIAVMAIAVVAYAAGAMAHGSGFLAVYLASMVLGNSKLPHAPANRGFAEGLGWIAQIGMFVLLGLLVTPHELLVDFWPAVVVGLVLTMVARPLEVFISLLPFRIPWQEQVLMSWAGLRGAVPIILATIPLVTSIEGSDRVFNIVFVLVVVYTLVQGPTLPWLAKALRLGGPSDAADLGIESAPLERLRGHLLSVAIPKGSKMHGVEVAELRLPAGSAVTLVVREGKSFVPLPSTVLRRGDELMVVATDPVRDAAERRLRAVGQGGKLADWLGTDGNAGGRSTGRSA; translated from the coding sequence CTGAGTGTCCACCAGCTCAATGAACTCCTGCTCATCTGCTCGCTCGTTCTGCTCATCGCCGTCGCGGCGGTACGCATCTCGTCCCGCAGTGGGCTCCCCAGCCTGCTGCTGTATCTCGGGATCGGGATCGCGATCGGGCAGGACGGCATCTTCGACGTCAGGTTCGACGACGCCGAACTGACGCAGGTGATCGGCTATGCCGCGCTTGTGGTGATCCTGGCCGAGGGCGGCCTGGCCACCAAGTGGAAGGAGATCAAACCCGCGTTGCCCGCGGCGGTCGTGCTGTCGACCGTCGGCGTCGCGGTGAGTGTGGGCATCACGGCGGCCGGAGCGCACTATCTGGTCGGGCTCGAATGGCGGCAGGCGCTCATCATCGGCGCGGTCGTGTCCTCGACGGACGCCGCGGCGGTCTTCTCGGTACTGCGCAAGGTGCCGCTGCCGTCCCGGGTGACCGGTGTGCTGGAGGCCGAGTCGGGCTTCAACGATGCCCCCGTGGTCATCCTGGTGATGGCCTTCTCCACGCCAGGACCCATCGACGACTGGTACGTACTGGTCGGGAAGATCACGCTGGAGCTGGCGATCGGCGCGGCCATCGGGCTCGCGACGGGCTGGCTGGGCGCGTTCGGGCTGCGGCATGTGGCGCTGCCCGCCTCGGGCCTGTACCCGATCGCGGTGATGGCGATCGCGGTGGTGGCGTACGCGGCCGGCGCCATGGCGCACGGCAGTGGCTTCCTCGCCGTCTATCTCGCCTCGATGGTGCTCGGGAACTCCAAGCTGCCGCACGCGCCGGCGAACCGCGGCTTCGCGGAGGGCCTCGGCTGGATCGCGCAGATCGGCATGTTCGTCCTGCTCGGGCTGCTGGTGACGCCGCACGAGCTGCTCGTCGACTTCTGGCCCGCGGTAGTGGTCGGCCTGGTCCTGACCATGGTGGCGCGGCCGCTGGAGGTCTTCATCAGCCTGCTGCCGTTCCGCATCCCATGGCAGGAGCAGGTGCTCATGTCATGGGCGGGACTGCGCGGCGCCGTGCCCATCATTCTCGCCACCATCCCGCTGGTCACCTCCATCGAGGGCAGCGACCGGGTTTTCAACATCGTCTTCGTGCTGGTCGTCGTCTACACCCTGGTCCAAGGACCGACGCTGCCCTGGCTGGCGAAGGCCCTGCGGCTCGGCGGCCCGTCCGACGCCGCCGATCTGGGCATCGAGTCGGCGCCGCTGGAGCGGCTGCGCGGGCATCTGCTGTCGGTGGCGATCCCGAAGGGTTCGAAGATGCACGGCGTGGAGGTCGCGGAGCTGCGGCTGCCGGCCGGCTCGGCGGTCACCCTGGTCGTACGCGAAGGGAAGAGCTTCGTACCGCTGCCCTCCACCGTGCTGCGGCGGGGTGACGAGCTGATGGTGGTGGCGACGGATCCGGTGCGGGACGCCGCGGAGCGGCGGCTGCGGGCGGTCGGACAGGGCGGAAAGCTTGCCGACTGGCTGGGGACGGATGGAAACGCCGGAGGAAGATCCACAGGGAGATCCGCCTAA
- a CDS encoding MFS transporter — MASTVNNRPGYGQLLRTPGAWTFLLPGFLARQPFAMLTIGIVLLVQHTTGSYGSAGAVAAFTGVSMALFAPQSGKLADRLGQRAVLLPGVLAHAASVSALTALALAQAPLWALFVAAVPAGASVPQVGPMVRARWAATLDGSPLMSTAAAFESVTDEFTFVVGPVLVTALCTGVHPAAGLIAEATLTLAGGLFFAAQSGTQPAVRPRATAAEPHASALSVPGVRVLAVAFLGIGSVFGGMQVSLTAFAEEIGNPGANGLLYGIFAAGNMLAGIACGAIAWKSGPRRRLVLGYAGLALAASALWAVHSVALLAGLGLLVGLCIAPALISGYTLVESLVPASARTEAFTWLTGAVALGQAAAVTVAGRLADANGASAGFVVPLVGTVLAFVTLISLRSRLSPKASGRIAARGMSHRVPLTVD; from the coding sequence GTGGCATCCACGGTCAACAACCGTCCTGGATACGGGCAGCTCCTGCGCACACCCGGCGCCTGGACATTCCTGCTCCCCGGCTTCCTGGCGCGGCAGCCCTTCGCGATGCTGACCATCGGCATCGTCCTGCTGGTGCAGCACACCACCGGTTCGTACGGCAGCGCCGGCGCCGTCGCCGCCTTCACCGGCGTCTCCATGGCGCTCTTCGCGCCGCAGAGCGGCAAGCTCGCGGACCGTCTCGGGCAGCGGGCCGTACTGCTGCCCGGCGTGCTCGCGCACGCCGCTTCCGTGTCCGCGCTGACGGCGCTCGCACTGGCACAGGCGCCCCTGTGGGCTCTGTTCGTCGCCGCCGTGCCCGCGGGTGCTTCCGTACCGCAGGTCGGACCAATGGTGCGGGCCCGCTGGGCGGCCACGCTGGATGGTTCGCCACTGATGTCGACGGCGGCCGCCTTCGAGTCCGTGACGGACGAGTTCACCTTCGTCGTCGGACCGGTGCTCGTGACAGCGCTGTGCACCGGTGTGCACCCGGCGGCCGGCCTGATCGCCGAGGCGACGCTGACGCTCGCCGGCGGTCTGTTCTTCGCCGCTCAGAGCGGCACGCAGCCTGCGGTACGGCCCAGGGCGACGGCCGCCGAACCGCACGCGTCCGCGCTCTCCGTCCCGGGGGTGCGGGTGCTGGCCGTGGCCTTCCTCGGCATCGGTTCGGTCTTCGGTGGAATGCAGGTTTCGCTGACCGCCTTCGCCGAGGAGATCGGCAACCCCGGCGCCAACGGACTTCTGTACGGGATCTTCGCGGCCGGCAACATGCTGGCCGGCATCGCCTGTGGTGCCATCGCGTGGAAGAGCGGCCCGCGGCGGCGGCTGGTGCTCGGCTACGCCGGGCTGGCTCTGGCGGCCTCGGCGCTGTGGGCGGTGCACTCCGTGGCGCTGCTGGCGGGGCTGGGACTGCTCGTCGGCCTCTGCATCGCGCCCGCCCTGATCAGCGGCTACACACTGGTCGAGTCGCTGGTGCCGGCTTCGGCCCGTACCGAGGCCTTCACCTGGCTGACGGGTGCCGTGGCGCTGGGCCAGGCGGCGGCCGTGACGGTGGCCGGGCGACTGGCCGACGCGAACGGCGCGAGCGCCGGATTCGTGGTACCGCTGGTGGGCACTGTGCTGGCATTCGTCACGCTCATTTCGCTCCGCTCGCGGCTGTCGCCGAAGGCCTCGGGGCGGATCGCGGCACGTGGGATGAGTCACCGCGTGCCGTTGACAGTGGACTGA
- a CDS encoding FmdB family zinc ribbon protein has protein sequence MPTYQYQCTECGEGLEAVQKFTDDALTVCPSCDGRLKKVFSAVGIVFKGSGFYRNDSRGSSSSSSPSSTPASASAKSSDSSAKSSDSSAKSSDSKPAASSSSTSASSSSGSSSSSSGSSAA, from the coding sequence GTGCCGACCTACCAGTACCAGTGCACCGAATGCGGCGAGGGCCTCGAGGCGGTGCAGAAGTTCACCGATGACGCCCTGACCGTGTGCCCCAGCTGTGATGGACGCCTGAAGAAGGTGTTCTCGGCGGTGGGCATTGTCTTCAAGGGATCCGGCTTCTACCGGAACGACAGCCGAGGTTCGTCCTCGAGCAGCTCGCCCTCGTCGACGCCTGCGTCCGCGAGCGCGAAGTCGTCCGACTCGAGCGCGAAGTCGTCGGACTCGAGCGCGAAGTCGTCGGACTCGAAGCCCGCCGCTTCGTCGTCCTCGACGTCGGCTTCCTCTTCGTCGGGCTCGTCGTCGAGCTCCAGCGGCAGCTCGGCCGCCTGA
- a CDS encoding S-methyl-5'-thioadenosine phosphorylase, giving the protein MATNATNATAEIGVIGGSGFYSFLEDVTEIQVDTPYGSPSDSLLLGEIAGRRVAFLPRHGRGHHLPPHRINYRANLWALRSVGVGQVLGPCAVGGLRPEYGPGTLLVPDQFVDRTKARAQTYYDGLPLPDGTIPNVVHVSPADPYCPEGRKTVLASARGRDWEPVDGGTLVVVEGPRFSTRAESQWHAAMGWSVVGMTGHPEAVLARELGLCYTSMTLVTDLDAGAETGEGVSQGDVMKVFAASVDRLRTVLFDAVAGLPAGETRDCLCSHALDGIDTGLQLP; this is encoded by the coding sequence ATGGCGACGAATGCGACCAACGCGACCGCAGAGATCGGTGTGATCGGCGGCTCGGGCTTCTACTCCTTCCTGGAGGACGTCACCGAGATCCAGGTGGACACCCCGTACGGCAGCCCCAGCGACTCGCTGCTACTCGGCGAGATCGCCGGGCGGCGGGTCGCCTTCCTGCCCCGGCACGGACGCGGCCACCATCTGCCGCCGCACCGCATCAACTACCGCGCCAATCTGTGGGCGCTCCGGTCGGTGGGCGTGGGACAGGTGCTGGGGCCGTGCGCCGTGGGCGGGCTGCGCCCGGAGTACGGTCCTGGGACGCTGCTCGTCCCCGACCAGTTCGTGGACCGTACGAAGGCACGTGCGCAGACCTACTACGACGGTCTGCCGTTGCCGGACGGGACCATCCCGAACGTGGTGCATGTGTCGCCTGCCGATCCGTACTGTCCCGAGGGGCGCAAGACGGTCCTCGCGTCCGCGCGCGGGCGGGACTGGGAGCCGGTGGACGGCGGGACACTGGTGGTGGTCGAGGGGCCGCGCTTCTCCACCCGGGCGGAGTCGCAGTGGCATGCGGCGATGGGCTGGTCGGTGGTCGGCATGACCGGGCACCCGGAGGCGGTCCTCGCCCGTGAACTGGGGCTCTGCTACACGTCGATGACGCTGGTGACGGACCTGGACGCCGGGGCCGAGACGGGCGAGGGCGTCTCCCAGGGAGACGTGATGAAGGTCTTCGCCGCAAGTGTCGACAGGCTGCGCACGGTGCTCTTCGACGCGGTTGCGGGGCTGCCGGCGGGTGAGACGCGGGACTGTCTCTGCTCGCATGCGCTGGACGGCATCGACACCGGACTTCAGCTGCCGTAG
- the mscL gene encoding large conductance mechanosensitive channel protein MscL, which yields MSEKKVSVLEGFKAFLMRGNVIDLAVAVVIGAAFTQIVNAVVKGVINPLVGAFGTKDLDSYSSCLKGTCEVVDGEVAGIRIMWGSVLGATLTFLITAAVVYFLMVLPMSKYLARRAARERAKEGAKEVVELTELEVLKEIRDALVAQRDSGHGR from the coding sequence GTGAGCGAGAAGAAGGTCAGCGTCCTGGAGGGCTTCAAGGCTTTCCTGATGCGCGGCAATGTCATCGACCTGGCCGTCGCCGTGGTCATCGGCGCGGCGTTCACCCAGATCGTGAACGCCGTGGTGAAGGGCGTCATCAATCCGCTGGTAGGCGCGTTCGGCACCAAGGATCTCGACTCCTACAGCTCCTGCCTGAAGGGCACCTGTGAAGTTGTGGACGGCGAGGTGGCCGGCATCAGGATCATGTGGGGGTCCGTGCTCGGCGCCACGCTCACCTTCCTGATCACAGCGGCCGTCGTCTACTTCCTGATGGTGCTGCCCATGTCCAAGTACCTGGCCAGGCGCGCCGCCCGGGAACGCGCCAAGGAAGGCGCGAAGGAAGTGGTCGAGCTGACCGAACTCGAGGTGCTGAAGGAGATCAGGGACGCGCTCGTTGCGCAGCGAGATTCGGGGCACGGCCGGTAG